A single genomic interval of Flavobacterium sp. N2820 harbors:
- a CDS encoding ATP-binding protein produces the protein MNKEIVVLIGGPSSGKTTLIEALKEKGHTCYPEVSREVIKEAQEQGIEQLFLEKPLLFSELLLEGRKKQFHAAQNEAARIVFLDRGIPDVLAYMHYIGDAYPSFFDQACKDHKYTSIFVLPPWKEIYVSDAERYENYEQAVLIHEHLMETYKNYGYSITEVPKDSVENRIDFIMKHLAK, from the coding sequence ATGAACAAAGAAATTGTGGTTTTAATCGGCGGACCAAGTTCGGGAAAAACAACTTTAATTGAAGCATTAAAAGAAAAAGGGCACACTTGTTATCCAGAAGTTTCGCGCGAAGTAATCAAAGAAGCGCAGGAACAAGGGATTGAACAATTGTTTCTTGAAAAACCTTTGTTGTTTAGCGAACTCCTTTTGGAAGGTCGAAAAAAACAATTTCACGCTGCCCAAAACGAAGCCGCCAGAATCGTTTTTTTAGACCGCGGAATTCCTGATGTTTTGGCTTACATGCATTACATTGGTGATGCGTATCCTTCTTTTTTTGATCAAGCTTGTAAAGACCATAAATACACTTCCATTTTTGTTTTACCGCCTTGGAAAGAAATTTATGTAAGCGATGCCGAACGCTATGAAAACTATGAACAAGCGGTTTTGATTCATGAACACTTGATGGAAACCTATAAAAATTATGGATATTCAATTACCGAAGTTCCTAAAGATTCGGTAGAAAATCGTATTGATTTCATTATGAAACACCTTGCGAAATAA
- a CDS encoding RecQ family ATP-dependent DNA helicase, with the protein MSEALLLLQKYWKHETFRTPQEEIIQSVLDGNDTFALLPTGGGKSVCFQIPALLLNGICLVVSPLIALMKDQVQNLQSRNIKAIALTGGVSQDEVIDILDNCQFGNYKFLYLSPERLQHDWIVERLKQLPINLIAIDEAHCVSQWGHDFRPAYLKISELKTAFPKTPFLALTATATKRVQEDICKNLALENPQFFTKSFTRENLAYHVIKTEDKLFKIQQILTKNPQSSIIYVRNRKSCIETSQQLNQLGFSTTFYHGGLPAKEKEKNMQSWLENKSQVIVATNAFGMGIDKSDVKTVIHIQLPENIENYYQEAGRAGRNGEKAFGIILTNSGDIDFTKRQFLDVLPDKKFVRDVYVKLNNYFRIAYGEGFNESFAFNLNQFCSHYNFPILKAFNSLQFLDRQGILTFQSESSEKISLQFIIPSKEVIRYISLHPHDEPIITTILRTYSGIFDVETTINPHLVAKKSNTTEAAVEKVIDQLAESQCIILHAKNNDSSITFNEVREDDLTINRVAKFLAHQNQLKQDQFQSVIDYISNEDSCKNKLLLAYFEEITEEDCGICSYCFSKKKSNPKENTELILQLLQKDNLSSREIENSLQISPEATIFALQLLLEHHKIAINSYNQYYLL; encoded by the coding sequence ATGTCTGAAGCCTTATTATTACTTCAAAAATATTGGAAACACGAAACCTTTAGAACACCACAAGAGGAAATTATTCAGTCGGTTTTAGACGGAAATGACACCTTTGCTTTATTGCCAACCGGTGGTGGAAAATCAGTTTGTTTTCAAATTCCAGCATTACTTTTAAACGGAATTTGCTTAGTGGTTTCGCCTTTGATTGCCTTGATGAAAGACCAAGTACAAAACTTACAAAGCCGAAACATTAAAGCAATTGCCTTAACGGGTGGCGTTTCGCAAGATGAAGTAATTGATATTTTAGACAATTGCCAATTTGGAAATTACAAATTTTTATACCTTTCTCCCGAACGTTTACAACACGATTGGATTGTAGAACGTTTAAAGCAATTGCCTATAAATCTCATCGCAATCGATGAAGCACACTGCGTAAGTCAATGGGGACATGACTTTAGACCAGCTTATTTGAAAATTTCGGAATTAAAAACAGCCTTTCCAAAAACACCTTTTTTAGCTTTAACAGCCACGGCAACCAAGCGTGTTCAAGAAGATATTTGCAAAAATTTAGCCTTAGAAAATCCGCAATTTTTCACCAAATCATTTACCCGAGAAAATTTAGCCTATCATGTTATTAAAACAGAAGATAAGTTATTTAAAATACAACAGATTCTGACCAAAAATCCGCAATCCTCGATTATCTATGTGCGTAATCGTAAATCGTGTATTGAAACTTCGCAACAGTTAAATCAATTGGGATTTTCGACTACATTTTACCACGGTGGTTTACCTGCTAAAGAGAAAGAAAAAAACATGCAATCTTGGCTAGAGAATAAATCCCAAGTGATAGTTGCTACGAATGCATTTGGAATGGGAATTGACAAATCTGATGTAAAAACGGTCATCCATATTCAACTGCCTGAAAACATCGAAAATTATTACCAAGAAGCCGGAAGAGCGGGAAGAAATGGCGAAAAAGCATTTGGAATTATTTTGACCAATTCTGGCGATATCGACTTTACAAAAAGGCAATTTCTTGATGTGTTGCCCGATAAAAAATTTGTACGAGATGTGTATGTAAAACTAAATAATTATTTCAGAATTGCTTATGGAGAAGGCTTTAACGAAAGTTTCGCTTTCAATTTAAACCAATTCTGTTCGCATTATAATTTTCCGATTTTAAAGGCCTTTAATAGTTTACAATTTTTAGACCGACAAGGCATTTTGACTTTTCAGAGTGAATCTTCAGAAAAAATTAGTTTGCAATTCATCATACCGAGCAAAGAAGTAATTCGTTACATCAGTTTGCATCCGCATGACGAACCCATTATTACCACTATTTTAAGAACTTACTCCGGAATTTTTGATGTAGAAACAACGATCAATCCGCATTTAGTTGCCAAAAAGTCAAATACAACTGAAGCAGCGGTTGAAAAAGTGATTGATCAATTAGCCGAAAGTCAATGTATTATTCTTCATGCAAAAAACAATGATAGTTCGATTACTTTTAATGAAGTTCGCGAAGACGATTTAACCATTAATCGTGTGGCTAAATTTTTAGCACATCAAAACCAGTTGAAACAAGACCAGTTTCAAAGCGTAATTGATTATATTTCGAATGAAGACAGTTGTAAAAATAAACTGCTTCTCGCCTACTTTGAAGAGATTACTGAAGAAGATTGTGGCATTTGTTCGTATTGTTTTTCCAAAAAAAAGAGCAATCCGAAAGAAAATACCGAATTAATTCTTCAATTGTTACAAAAAGACAACTTATCATCCCGAGAAATTGAAAATTCGTTACAAATTTCTCCCGAAGCCACTATCTTTGCATTGCAATTGTTATTAGAACACCATAAAATTGCAATCAATTCATACAATCAATATTACTTATTATAA
- the fmt gene encoding methionyl-tRNA formyltransferase: protein MEKLRIVFMGTPDFAVGILDTIYQNNYEIVGVITAPDKPAGRGQKVSTSAVKDYAVSKNLRLLQPTNLKSEDFLAELKSLNANLHVVVAFRMLPEVVWKMPKLGTFNLHASLLPEYRGAAPINWAIINGEKKTGVTTFFIDDKIDTGAMILSKETTIGANESAGELHDRLMQLGSEAVIETLHLIEEGKATTTLQTENPEVKTAYKLNKDNCKIDWTQSGKTIFNLIRGLSPYPAAWTYIKDGENEWNVKIYAASFEEKEQTNAIGSVTTTKKEIFIATKDGVLKITSLQFPGKKRMQAHELLNGISFSEKAIAL from the coding sequence ATGGAAAAACTTCGCATTGTATTCATGGGAACACCCGACTTTGCTGTGGGAATTTTGGATACTATTTATCAAAATAATTATGAAATTGTTGGGGTAATTACCGCTCCAGACAAACCTGCGGGTCGTGGTCAAAAAGTAAGCACAAGTGCGGTTAAAGACTATGCCGTATCTAAAAACTTACGTTTATTGCAACCTACCAACTTAAAATCGGAAGATTTTTTAGCTGAATTAAAAAGTTTGAATGCCAATTTACATGTGGTAGTGGCGTTTAGAATGTTGCCCGAAGTGGTGTGGAAAATGCCAAAATTAGGCACGTTCAACTTGCACGCTTCTTTGTTACCAGAATATCGTGGTGCTGCACCTATTAATTGGGCAATTATTAATGGAGAAAAGAAAACAGGTGTGACTACTTTTTTTATTGATGATAAAATTGATACCGGTGCAATGATTTTGAGCAAGGAAACTACCATTGGCGCAAATGAATCAGCTGGAGAATTACACGATAGATTAATGCAATTAGGAAGTGAAGCCGTAATTGAAACACTACATTTAATTGAGGAAGGAAAAGCGACCACTACACTTCAAACAGAAAATCCTGAAGTAAAAACAGCTTACAAATTAAATAAGGACAACTGCAAAATAGATTGGACCCAATCAGGAAAAACGATTTTTAACTTAATTAGAGGTTTATCACCTTATCCAGCGGCTTGGACCTATATAAAAGATGGTGAAAACGAATGGAATGTAAAAATATATGCCGCATCGTTTGAAGAAAAAGAACAAACTAATGCAATTGGAAGCGTTACAACCACCAAAAAAGAGATCTTCATTGCAACAAAAGACGGCGTTTTAAAAATAACCAGTTTACAATTTCCAGGAAAGAAAAGAATGCAAGCCCATGAATTGTTAAACGGAATATCGTTTTCTGAAAAAGCAATAGCGCTGTAA
- a CDS encoding HU family DNA-binding protein, producing MNKSELIDAMAASAGITKAAAKLALESFLSNVEGTLNKGGRVSLVGFGSWSVSSRAARDGRNPQTGKTIKIAAKNVVKFKAGAELEGAVNKK from the coding sequence ATGAACAAATCAGAATTAATCGATGCAATGGCAGCTTCTGCTGGTATTACAAAAGCAGCTGCTAAATTAGCTTTAGAATCATTTTTAAGCAATGTTGAAGGAACTTTAAACAAAGGTGGAAGAGTATCTTTAGTAGGTTTCGGATCTTGGTCAGTATCTTCAAGAGCTGCAAGAGATGGTAGAAATCCACAAACTGGTAAAACTATCAAAATTGCTGCTAAAAATGTAGTAAAATTTAAAGCTGGTGCTGAATTAGAAGGAGCAGTAAACAAAAAATAA
- a CDS encoding YqgE/AlgH family protein, with product MISTLPKKGHLLIAEPSTLGDVSFNRSVVLLAEHNDEGSIGFILNKPLNYTINDLLPEIEASFKIYNGGPVEQDNLYFIHNIPEIIPNSVEISNGIYWGGDFETTKHLINTGEINKNNIRFFLGYSGWSVNQLEMELQENAWIVSENSLKKKLLSKSSNQFWKEKIIEQGGEYVLFSNAPENPLLN from the coding sequence ATGATATCAACTTTACCCAAAAAAGGTCATTTGCTCATTGCAGAGCCTTCTACTTTAGGCGATGTTTCATTCAATCGCTCTGTGGTTTTATTGGCAGAACATAATGACGAAGGTTCTATTGGTTTTATTTTAAACAAACCTTTGAATTATACTATTAATGATTTGCTGCCAGAAATTGAAGCTTCTTTTAAAATATACAATGGCGGTCCTGTAGAGCAAGACAATTTGTATTTTATTCACAACATTCCGGAAATTATTCCGAATAGTGTTGAAATTTCGAATGGAATATATTGGGGCGGTGATTTTGAAACCACAAAGCACCTGATTAATACAGGAGAGATCAACAAGAACAATATTCGTTTTTTCTTAGGATATAGTGGTTGGAGCGTAAATCAACTGGAAATGGAACTGCAAGAAAACGCATGGATTGTAAGTGAAAATTCTTTAAAAAAGAAATTACTCTCCAAATCAAGCAACCAATTTTGGAAAGAAAAAATCATTGAACAAGGAGGCGAATACGTCCTGTTTTCTAATGCGCCTGAAAATCCATTGCTTAACTAA
- a CDS encoding aminotransferase class IV has translation MVNYNGNIQENSNCTVESNRGFLYGDAVFETIKVLDNKVLFLEDHYFRLMASMRICRMEIPMNFTMEFFEEQILKLTNSLEKANSFRVRFSIFRKSDGFYTPISNEIEFIIVAIPSENSVYTIEKSNYEVELYKDFFIPKQLLSTLKTNNKMLQITGSIFAKENDYDNCLVLNDEKNIVEALQSNLFMKMGNSVVTPPISDGCLNGIMRKQVIEILNKMEGIEVKETSISPFDLQKADELFLTNVITGIQPITKYRKKEYTVNFSNEIVAKLNAKIRLS, from the coding sequence ATGGTAAATTACAACGGAAACATTCAGGAAAATAGCAATTGTACAGTAGAATCAAATAGAGGTTTTTTGTACGGTGATGCCGTTTTTGAAACTATTAAAGTGTTAGATAACAAGGTTTTGTTCTTGGAAGATCACTACTTTAGATTGATGGCCTCAATGCGTATTTGTCGCATGGAAATCCCAATGAATTTCACCATGGAATTCTTCGAAGAACAGATTTTAAAACTGACAAATTCTCTTGAAAAAGCAAATTCGTTTAGAGTTCGTTTTTCTATTTTTAGAAAATCTGACGGATTTTACACACCAATTAGCAATGAAATTGAATTTATCATTGTTGCAATTCCTTCCGAAAATTCTGTTTATACGATTGAAAAATCCAATTATGAAGTCGAATTGTACAAAGATTTCTTTATTCCAAAACAATTGCTTTCGACTTTAAAAACAAATAACAAAATGCTTCAAATTACAGGAAGTATTTTTGCCAAAGAAAATGATTATGATAATTGCTTGGTTTTAAACGATGAAAAAAATATTGTAGAAGCTTTGCAAAGTAATTTGTTTATGAAAATGGGCAATTCAGTTGTTACACCACCAATTTCTGATGGTTGTTTAAACGGAATTATGCGCAAACAAGTAATTGAAATTCTAAATAAAATGGAAGGAATTGAGGTAAAAGAAACGTCAATTTCACCCTTTGATTTACAAAAAGCAGATGAACTATTTTTAACAAACGTAATCACAGGAATTCAGCCCATAACGAAATACAGAAAAAAAGAATATACTGTGAATTTTTCGAATGAAATAGTAGCCAAACTAAATGCAAAAATAAGACTTAGTTAA
- a CDS encoding START-like domain-containing protein, which yields MSTKVKYELEFPIQSSPQLLYQYISTPSGLSEWFADNVNSRGEFFTFIWDDSEEKAKLASKKSGERIKFRWLNDDDSETDYFFELKIMEDEITKDVSIVISDFAHEDELDESKLLWENQISDLKHVLGSV from the coding sequence ATGAGTACAAAAGTAAAATACGAATTAGAGTTTCCAATTCAGTCTTCTCCACAATTATTGTATCAATATATATCAACTCCATCTGGTCTTTCGGAGTGGTTTGCCGATAATGTTAATTCTAGAGGAGAATTTTTTACTTTTATTTGGGATGATTCCGAAGAAAAAGCAAAATTAGCGTCTAAAAAATCGGGCGAGCGAATCAAATTCAGATGGTTGAACGATGACGATTCTGAAACCGACTACTTTTTTGAACTAAAAATTATGGAAGACGAAATCACAAAAGATGTTTCGATTGTAATTTCTGATTTTGCTCATGAAGACGAATTAGACGAATCAAAATTACTTTGGGAAAATCAAATTTCCGACTTAAAACATGTCTTAGGTTCTGTTTAA
- a CDS encoding tyrosine-type recombinase/integrase gives MSLSKQLLQNAYDNAYDLKIMKNYSDPKIYDAGGSLTKRWYVYYSFRNPITKKLVRQTPIYGGINKLKNLSERKKAAKNLCWAVQRHLDGGFNPYLASKFDSIDVKYTIKDAFDYALRKKNTVLSENSYSDFRIRSTKFKKWLIENGIDELQTIETITKKVVTIYLNEIAEATSARNRNNTRSNLSMLFKVLEDDEIITDNFVNDIAVLKSTPERNKSYTTTQEKNIEKIIESEPILSVFIKLISYNFLRPIEVCRLQVKDIDVVDKKIYIRAKNQPVKTKIIPDIMIKELPELSHLDPNSFFITPNGFGMEWNATETTRRNAISDIFRKRFKIPLKLGKEYGLYSFRHTYITKLYNELVKNSTPFEAKSKLMLITGHTTMTALDKYLRDIDAVLPDDYSNLIKK, from the coding sequence ATGTCATTGAGTAAGCAATTATTGCAAAACGCATACGATAACGCATACGATTTAAAGATTATGAAGAATTATTCTGATCCAAAAATTTATGATGCTGGCGGCAGCTTAACGAAAAGATGGTACGTGTATTACTCTTTTAGAAATCCTATTACAAAAAAATTAGTTCGCCAAACTCCTATATATGGCGGCATTAATAAACTTAAAAATTTATCGGAACGAAAAAAAGCTGCTAAAAACTTATGCTGGGCGGTGCAACGTCATTTAGACGGTGGTTTTAATCCTTATCTTGCTTCAAAATTTGATAGTATTGATGTGAAATATACCATTAAAGATGCTTTTGATTACGCTTTACGTAAAAAAAATACCGTTCTTTCTGAAAATAGTTACAGCGATTTTAGAATTAGATCTACAAAATTTAAAAAATGGTTGATTGAAAACGGAATTGATGAATTACAAACTATTGAAACGATTACCAAAAAAGTAGTTACAATTTACCTGAATGAAATTGCTGAAGCAACGTCTGCCCGAAATAGAAACAATACGCGTTCTAATTTGTCAATGCTTTTTAAAGTATTAGAAGACGACGAAATTATAACGGATAATTTTGTGAATGATATTGCAGTTTTAAAATCTACACCCGAACGCAATAAAAGTTATACCACTACGCAAGAAAAAAACATTGAAAAGATTATTGAGAGCGAGCCTATTTTATCGGTATTTATAAAATTGATTTCTTACAACTTTTTGCGCCCTATTGAGGTTTGTCGTTTACAAGTAAAGGATATTGATGTAGTTGATAAAAAGATTTACATACGTGCCAAAAACCAACCTGTGAAAACTAAAATAATTCCGGATATTATGATTAAGGAATTACCCGAACTTTCACACCTGGACCCGAATAGCTTTTTTATTACACCTAATGGTTTTGGAATGGAGTGGAATGCTACAGAAACAACCCGAAGAAATGCTATTTCGGATATATTTAGAAAACGTTTTAAAATTCCCCTAAAATTAGGCAAAGAATATGGGTTATATAGCTTTAGACACACTTACATAACCAAATTATACAATGAATTGGTTAAAAACTCAACACCATTTGAAGCAAAAAGTAAATTGATGTTGATTACGGGCCACACTACAATGACCGCTTTAGATAAATACTTACGTGATATTGATGCGGTGCTTCCAGATGATTACTCTAACTTAATTAAAAAGTAA